A genomic region of bacterium contains the following coding sequences:
- the ligD gene encoding non-homologous end-joining DNA ligase has product MITFGYSGMPPPAMPDEEFLDGLVEQGYQAFELAFTRSFPWNERRCRSFGKEAAERGIPLSIHAPYFAVLTLTDEDRARRCRGAIEHTMKLAADMDARVVVAHPGGRRKEEPGFLMDTIRRHLDHLAPQVSDLGVGLGLETTGRVSQMGSLGDIALLGAEYPFVRPVIDWAHVHAISGGGLRSVEAFEAVLGFLRENFAGWKIDPLHTQFSDVLYDETGEIRHLPYGRGDLRVTPLVEAVHRAGFRMTVISESRDEPSHRRIRTEIEGALASVTKPETPGRPAASGRVSFPTVPKASETKEGYALAGYDYPLRLSNLDKQFFPDGYTKGDLISYYASAAPVLLPHLEDRAIVMARFPDGAEAASFYEKQAPGHQPAWMPLVPIDSAHRGAVIEYVTADRPESLMWLANMGCIEIHPWLSRARSLHTPDFAVFDLDPAVGSSWDQVVAVAGLLREALSHLRLRGYPKTSGSRGIHVHVPLDPVHDYARVRMFVQRLGHLLAAANPENVTMDRHIPNRAGKVYIDSGQNRAGATIAAAYSVRPRPGAPVSTPLRWDELGSIDPASLTIATIWDRIARYGDLFAPVLLGGQRLDRAEESLGLESG; this is encoded by the coding sequence GTGATCACGTTCGGATACTCGGGGATGCCGCCGCCGGCAATGCCGGACGAGGAGTTCCTGGACGGGCTCGTGGAGCAGGGCTACCAGGCCTTCGAGCTGGCGTTCACCAGGTCCTTCCCGTGGAACGAGCGGCGCTGCAGATCCTTCGGGAAGGAGGCTGCGGAGCGGGGGATCCCCCTCTCCATCCATGCCCCCTACTTCGCGGTCCTCACCCTTACCGACGAGGACCGGGCGCGGAGATGCCGGGGAGCGATCGAGCACACGATGAAGCTGGCCGCCGATATGGACGCCCGGGTGGTGGTGGCCCATCCGGGCGGGCGGCGCAAGGAGGAGCCGGGCTTCCTGATGGACACCATCCGGCGCCATCTCGATCACCTGGCTCCCCAGGTGTCCGACCTCGGGGTGGGTCTGGGCCTCGAGACCACCGGGCGCGTCTCCCAGATGGGGAGCCTGGGCGACATCGCCCTCCTCGGGGCGGAGTACCCGTTCGTGCGGCCGGTCATCGACTGGGCCCACGTCCATGCCATCAGCGGCGGCGGTCTGCGGTCGGTCGAGGCGTTCGAGGCGGTGCTCGGTTTCCTGCGGGAGAACTTCGCCGGATGGAAGATCGATCCGCTCCACACCCAGTTCAGCGATGTCCTGTACGACGAGACCGGCGAGATCCGCCACCTCCCCTACGGCCGGGGCGACCTCCGGGTCACGCCGTTGGTCGAGGCGGTGCACCGGGCCGGATTCCGGATGACCGTCATCTCCGAGTCCCGCGACGAGCCGTCCCATCGCAGGATCCGGACGGAGATCGAGGGCGCGCTGGCGTCCGTGACCAAGCCCGAGACACCCGGACGGCCCGCCGCCAGCGGCCGCGTCTCCTTCCCGACCGTGCCAAAGGCCTCGGAGACCAAAGAGGGCTACGCCCTGGCCGGCTACGACTACCCCCTGCGGCTCTCCAACCTCGACAAGCAGTTCTTTCCCGACGGCTACACCAAGGGCGACCTGATCTCCTACTACGCCTCGGCTGCGCCCGTGCTGCTCCCCCACCTGGAGGACCGGGCGATCGTGATGGCCCGGTTCCCCGACGGCGCCGAGGCCGCATCCTTCTACGAGAAGCAGGCCCCCGGCCACCAGCCGGCCTGGATGCCGCTGGTCCCGATCGACTCGGCCCATCGGGGTGCGGTGATCGAGTACGTGACCGCCGACCGGCCCGAGTCCCTCATGTGGCTGGCCAACATGGGTTGCATCGAGATCCACCCCTGGCTCTCCCGGGCCCGGTCCCTCCACACCCCGGACTTCGCGGTGTTCGACCTCGACCCCGCCGTAGGCTCGAGCTGGGACCAGGTGGTGGCTGTCGCCGGCCTCCTGCGAGAAGCCCTCAGCCACCTCCGGTTGAGGGGATACCCGAAGACCTCCGGATCGAGAGGCATCCACGTCCACGTACCTCTCGACCCGGTCCACGACTACGCCCGGGTCAGGATGTTCGTGCAGCGGCTCGGCCATCTGCTGGCCGCCGCCAACCCGGAGAACGTGACCATGGATCGCCACATCCCCAACCGTGCGGGGAAGGTGTACATCGACTCCGGCCAGAACAGGGCCGGGGCCACCATCGCGGCGGCCTACTCGGTCCGGCCGCGCCCCGGCGCGCCGGTCTCCACGCCGCTCCGGTGGGACGAGTTGGGCTCCATCGATCCTGCGAGCCTCACCATCGCCACGATCTGGGACCGGATCGCCC